The following proteins come from a genomic window of Candidatus Thiodiazotropha sp. CDECU1:
- a CDS encoding GtrA family protein: MFAVAGSVGYLVDVVVLLLSNLLVGPHLGRLFSFSAAVVATWLINRKHTFTNYRELSLITEFSRYFTTALGGGVVNLLIYFTLVNLLDLTTLWLPVAVAAGALAGMLVNFMLAKHFVFTYPK; this comes from the coding sequence ATGTTCGCAGTAGCCGGAAGCGTGGGCTATCTGGTCGATGTCGTCGTTCTGTTGCTGTCCAACCTTTTAGTGGGTCCCCATCTGGGGCGCCTCTTCTCCTTCAGTGCGGCGGTGGTCGCGACCTGGCTCATAAACAGGAAACACACCTTTACCAATTATAGGGAATTATCATTGATAACTGAGTTTTCACGCTACTTTACAACCGCCCTGGGTGGCGGGGTTGTCAATCTTTTGATCTACTTCACGCTGGTAAATCTACTCGACCTCACAACTTTGTGGCTGCCTGTCGCGGTGGCGGCCGGTGCCCTCGCAGGCATGCTTGTCAATTTCATGCTGGCGAAGCATTTCGTCTTTACCTACCCGAAATAG
- a CDS encoding glycosyltransferase family 2 protein: MESPARDSVLSPGAYYYRQTADADLSPTDLRLAVILPCYNEEAAIATVVGDFRLSLPAAVVYVFDNSSTDRTAEVAEAAGAVVRRVDLPGKGNVARRMFADIDADIYVMADGDATYHAPSAPLMIRKLLRDNLDMVVGIRNHHQSEAYRRGHRSGNRLLTRTMTSIFGSGFTDMLSGYRIFSRRFVKSFPAMSKGFEIETELTIHALELRMPCGELSTPYGIRPLESESKLRTYADGFRILKTIVKLFAVERPFRFYGLAALMFILTSVALAVPLAITYADSGLVPRFPTAILSTGLSVTGVICLITGIILETVTIGRREIKQLHYLSIPSVSRSKRDEN; this comes from the coding sequence ATGGAATCACCAGCAAGGGATTCAGTTCTATCACCCGGAGCATACTACTACCGACAAACTGCTGATGCCGATCTCAGTCCGACTGATCTTCGGCTGGCGGTAATTCTCCCCTGTTACAATGAGGAAGCTGCGATCGCGACAGTCGTTGGCGATTTTCGCCTCTCCCTGCCGGCGGCCGTGGTCTATGTCTTCGACAACAGTTCGACGGATAGGACGGCTGAAGTGGCTGAGGCAGCTGGAGCGGTGGTTCGGCGGGTTGATCTGCCGGGCAAGGGCAATGTGGCAAGGCGCATGTTCGCCGATATAGATGCCGATATCTATGTGATGGCGGACGGTGATGCGACCTATCATGCACCGAGCGCACCGCTGATGATAAGAAAACTGTTGCGGGACAACCTCGATATGGTGGTCGGTATTCGCAATCACCATCAGAGCGAGGCCTATAGAAGAGGTCACCGCTCCGGCAATCGCCTGCTTACCCGCACCATGACCAGCATCTTCGGCAGCGGCTTTACCGACATGTTGTCTGGATACCGGATCTTTAGCCGCCGTTTCGTCAAGTCGTTTCCCGCGATGTCAAAGGGTTTTGAGATAGAGACAGAGCTCACCATCCATGCCCTCGAGTTGCGTATGCCTTGCGGTGAATTGAGTACCCCCTATGGTATCAGGCCGCTAGAGTCGGAAAGCAAGCTTCGCACCTATGCCGATGGTTTTCGTATTCTTAAAACCATTGTCAAGCTGTTCGCTGTAGAGCGTCCGTTTAGGTTTTACGGCCTGGCTGCGTTGATGTTTATTTTGACCTCAGTTGCCCTCGCCGTGCCGTTAGCGATCACTTATGCCGACTCCGGCTTGGTGCCTAGGTTTCCGACGGCCATTCTGAGTACCGGCCTGTCGGTAACAGGCGTGATCTGTTTGATTACCGGGATCATCCTGGAAACGGTCACCATAGGCAGGCGGGAGATAAAGCAGCTGCACTATCTCTCCATACCCTCTGTTTCCAGGTCGAAGCGAGATGAAAACTAG
- a CDS encoding energy-coupling factor ABC transporter permease: MHIEPGVVAGAKMALGYATAAGVFLYAAKLSLKTMNKDGLTALGVRTLLTTLLVFSFFQILPHYPVGVSEVHFILGSTLFLMFGAAPAAIGLAMGLLAQGILFAPADLPQYAMNVTTLLVPLFMIDALARRIIPADTAYKDVTYTQALKLSTAFQAGVVAWVGFWATYGQGFGAESLASVATFSAAYMLVIVVEPLVDLAVLAAAKSLHRLEDSAIFHSRLYQA; the protein is encoded by the coding sequence ATGCACATAGAACCAGGCGTCGTAGCCGGCGCAAAAATGGCACTTGGCTATGCGACGGCCGCAGGGGTTTTCCTGTATGCGGCAAAGCTTTCCCTGAAAACGATGAACAAGGATGGTCTCACGGCACTTGGGGTCAGGACCCTCCTGACAACATTGCTGGTGTTCAGCTTTTTTCAAATACTGCCACACTATCCGGTAGGCGTCTCCGAGGTGCATTTCATCCTTGGTTCGACCCTGTTCCTGATGTTTGGCGCCGCCCCGGCCGCCATCGGACTGGCCATGGGTCTGCTGGCCCAGGGGATCCTGTTCGCCCCTGCCGACCTGCCCCAGTACGCCATGAATGTCACCACCCTGCTGGTACCCCTGTTCATGATCGATGCACTGGCGCGGCGCATCATTCCGGCTGATACCGCCTATAAAGATGTGACCTATACACAGGCGCTCAAATTGTCGACGGCATTTCAGGCCGGCGTGGTGGCCTGGGTGGGTTTCTGGGCGACTTATGGTCAAGGGTTCGGCGCCGAGAGCCTGGCCTCGGTTGCGACCTTTAGTGCTGCCTATATGCTGGTGATTGTGGTCGAGCCGTTGGTCGACCTGGCTGTCCTTGCCGCAGCTAAATCCCTGCATAGACTCGAAGACAGCGCCATCTTCCACTCGCGCCTCTATCAGGCGTAA
- the cynS gene encoding cyanase, with amino-acid sequence MKKIEMTEAIMTAKSEAGLGWEAIAEKVGLDPVFVTSACLGMNTLEAPYAEKLCTALGLSDEVSATLQQFPTKIWDQTVPTDPVIYRWYEIVGVYGETIKEIINEKFGDGIMSAIDFSMSIDKEENPAGDRVLVSMSGKFLPYKSW; translated from the coding sequence ATGAAAAAGATTGAGATGACGGAAGCTATCATGACCGCCAAGAGCGAGGCGGGACTTGGTTGGGAGGCGATTGCGGAGAAGGTGGGTCTGGACCCTGTGTTCGTCACCTCCGCCTGCCTGGGTATGAACACGCTGGAGGCGCCCTATGCCGAGAAGCTCTGTACTGCCCTGGGGCTTTCGGATGAGGTCTCCGCCACTCTGCAACAGTTTCCTACCAAGATTTGGGATCAGACAGTGCCGACCGATCCGGTCATCTACCGCTGGTACGAGATCGTCGGTGTCTATGGCGAGACCATCAAAGAGATCATCAATGAGAAGTTTGGCGACGGCATCATGTCCGCCATCGACTTCTCCATGAGTATCGACAAGGAGGAGAATCCGGCGGGGGACCGCGTGCTGGTCAGCATGAGCGGTAAGTTCCTGCCCTACAAGAGTTGGTGA
- a CDS encoding WD40 repeat domain-containing protein, whose amino-acid sequence MQGLSMAAPVANSAELAWATALGESIATIAWLPSGDLLLSGTADGELCAYQTDAEWKYRIQAHQRGITRVSPDPTGKCVATSGEDGGLMLWQADTGEPQETLARDHDWAEHLAWSSDGKMLAGAAGSRLYLRDRQGHTSEWNGHPGSVAALAWAPKGRQLASATNKGVYLWNVGSWQPTQVLSFPGAAVSLAWSHNGRALAAGTQDGFLYIRLQLPGSSPRQLSMSGYPGKVTALSWHPKRLRIATCGGSDVVLWDLDAKKGNRHATPLRRHSHTITTLAYNQDGQLLASADRHGRLCIWDKDGMVAFEMELGHEITALAWQPGAQCLAVGSIDGMLRLFILGEKS is encoded by the coding sequence ATGCAGGGCTTGAGCATGGCAGCCCCTGTGGCGAATAGCGCGGAGCTTGCCTGGGCGACGGCCCTGGGAGAGAGCATTGCCACTATCGCCTGGTTGCCCTCCGGTGACCTGTTGCTTAGCGGTACCGCGGATGGTGAATTGTGCGCCTACCAGACAGATGCAGAGTGGAAATACCGTATCCAGGCCCACCAACGGGGCATCACCCGGGTCTCTCCCGATCCCACCGGCAAGTGTGTCGCTACCTCTGGGGAGGATGGGGGTCTTATGTTGTGGCAGGCGGATACGGGTGAACCCCAGGAGACCCTTGCACGGGATCACGATTGGGCCGAACACCTGGCCTGGTCCAGTGACGGCAAGATGCTGGCCGGTGCCGCCGGGTCCCGGCTCTATCTTCGCGATAGGCAAGGCCATACCAGTGAATGGAATGGACACCCGGGCAGTGTGGCCGCCCTGGCCTGGGCGCCCAAGGGGCGACAGCTTGCCAGCGCCACCAACAAGGGGGTCTATCTGTGGAATGTGGGCAGCTGGCAACCGACTCAGGTATTGAGTTTCCCCGGTGCCGCTGTCTCCCTTGCCTGGAGCCACAATGGACGCGCCCTGGCGGCGGGCACCCAGGATGGCTTTCTCTACATCCGTCTGCAACTGCCCGGGTCCTCACCCCGCCAACTCAGCATGAGTGGTTATCCAGGCAAGGTGACAGCGCTGAGCTGGCATCCCAAGCGACTGCGTATCGCCACCTGTGGTGGCAGTGATGTGGTGCTCTGGGACCTGGATGCCAAGAAGGGCAATCGACACGCCACCCCCTTGCGGCGTCACAGCCATACTATAACGACGCTTGCCTACAATCAGGATGGTCAGTTGCTGGCAAGCGCGGATCGTCACGGCAGGCTCTGCATATGGGATAAGGATGGCATGGTGGCCTTCGAGATGGAGCTGGGTCATGAGATCACGGCACTGGCTTGGCAGCCAGGCGCTCAATGTTTGGCTGTAGGCAGCATCGACGGCATGTTGCGCCTGTTTATTCTGGGGGAGAAGAGCTGA
- a CDS encoding CobW family GTP-binding protein: MTACLQKTCSDHNSGEERVPDDGRVPVTVLTGFLGAGKTTLLNRILTEQHGKRIAVIENEYGEIGIDHELVVQSDEEIFEMNNGCICCTVRGDLIRILGRLMRRKHKFDHILIETTGMADPGPVAQTFFMDEEMKEKLRLDAIVTLVDAKHVVQHLGESDECEAQLAFADVVLLNKTDLVDSKELHELSAAIKGRNRLARIHQTQHGGIDLDQILGIRAFDLEAKVEEIPSFLQEELPFEWSGIFSLQAGSYELNFEPGPDPSIDVVLGAIEEDQSFEDWKSEGILLYSGEAAPLAETGLTPGKALYRLPVDATEGGRYRVVIPRSGHYVLLTQHLPEEFSMTLALNGQPVSAESRQEYASPHSHDETVGSVGLHLAGDLDQEKFESWVVSLLRTKGPDIFRFKGILALAGKSERFVFQGVHMLFDGKFGRAWSGEVRHNQLVFIGRALDRAELERGLASCRA, translated from the coding sequence ATGACGGCTTGTCTTCAGAAAACCTGCAGCGATCACAACAGCGGTGAAGAGAGGGTACCGGACGACGGGCGTGTGCCGGTGACGGTACTGACCGGATTTCTCGGTGCCGGAAAGACCACCCTGTTGAACCGGATCCTCACCGAGCAGCACGGTAAGCGTATCGCGGTGATCGAAAACGAGTATGGCGAGATCGGTATCGATCATGAGCTGGTGGTGCAGTCCGACGAAGAGATCTTCGAGATGAACAACGGCTGTATCTGCTGCACGGTGCGGGGCGACCTGATCCGCATCCTGGGCCGCCTGATGCGCCGTAAGCACAAGTTCGATCATATTCTTATCGAAACCACCGGTATGGCCGATCCCGGCCCCGTGGCCCAGACCTTCTTCATGGACGAGGAGATGAAGGAGAAGCTGCGCCTGGATGCCATCGTCACCCTGGTGGATGCCAAGCATGTGGTGCAGCACCTGGGCGAGTCGGATGAGTGCGAGGCTCAATTGGCGTTCGCGGATGTGGTCCTGCTCAACAAGACAGACCTGGTGGACAGCAAGGAACTGCATGAACTCTCTGCCGCCATAAAGGGACGCAACCGCCTGGCGCGTATCCATCAAACCCAACATGGCGGCATCGATCTGGATCAGATATTGGGTATCCGCGCCTTTGATCTGGAGGCCAAGGTTGAGGAGATACCCTCTTTCCTGCAGGAAGAGCTGCCCTTCGAATGGTCTGGGATTTTTTCTCTGCAGGCAGGCAGCTATGAATTGAATTTTGAACCAGGGCCCGATCCCAGCATCGATGTTGTGTTGGGTGCGATCGAAGAGGATCAGAGTTTCGAGGATTGGAAAAGCGAAGGCATCCTGCTCTATTCCGGTGAAGCGGCACCCCTGGCCGAAACCGGACTCACCCCTGGGAAAGCACTCTACCGTCTGCCGGTGGATGCAACAGAGGGGGGTCGTTACCGGGTGGTGATACCCAGGTCCGGCCATTATGTGCTGTTGACTCAGCACTTGCCGGAAGAGTTCTCCATGACCCTGGCCCTGAATGGCCAGCCAGTCTCCGCCGAGAGCCGGCAAGAGTATGCCAGCCCCCACAGCCACGATGAAACAGTGGGTTCCGTGGGTCTGCACCTGGCAGGGGATCTGGATCAGGAGAAGTTCGAGAGTTGGGTGGTCTCCCTGCTGCGAACCAAGGGCCCCGACATCTTTCGCTTCAAAGGGATTCTGGCCCTGGCGGGCAAGAGCGAACGTTTCGTTTTTCAGGGGGTTCACATGCTGTTCGACGGGAAATTCGGGCGTGCCTGGAGCGGCGAGGTACGACACAACCAGTTGGTTTTCATCGGACGGGCGCTGGATCGCGCGGAACTTGAGCGTGGATTGGCCTCATGCAGGGCTTGA
- a CDS encoding ABC transporter ATP-binding protein produces MTAVHYFVEAENLSKRFKTKDGELTVFENANFGINKGEFVCIIGHSGCGKSTIMNILAGLDGATEGALFMDSKEVAGPALERGVVFQNYSLLPWLSAIKNVMFGVRARWPHWSREKVREHAYKYLQMVGLGDGSEERKPYELSGGMRQRVSIARAFAIEPKLLLLDEPFGALDALTRGNIQDELLKIWNETHQTVFMITHDVDESILLADRVLLMTNGPYARIAESVKVDIPRPRDRTTIIHDPGYYPIRNHLVDFLVMRSKELAGGPGAEQPGKGENGKPDGYVRVFPEDVNPARDSATLPSREAAQAANQ; encoded by the coding sequence ATGACAGCAGTACACTATTTTGTCGAGGCGGAAAACCTCAGCAAGCGTTTCAAGACCAAGGATGGAGAGTTGACGGTATTCGAGAACGCCAATTTCGGTATCAACAAGGGGGAGTTTGTCTGCATCATCGGCCACTCCGGCTGCGGCAAGTCCACCATCATGAATATCCTGGCCGGTCTCGATGGCGCCACTGAAGGCGCCCTGTTCATGGATAGCAAGGAGGTGGCCGGCCCGGCCCTGGAGCGGGGCGTGGTGTTCCAGAACTACAGCCTGCTGCCCTGGTTGAGCGCCATCAAGAATGTGATGTTCGGGGTGCGCGCCCGCTGGCCCCATTGGAGCCGTGAGAAGGTGCGCGAGCACGCCTATAAATATCTGCAGATGGTGGGGCTTGGGGATGGTTCGGAGGAGCGCAAGCCCTATGAACTCTCCGGCGGTATGCGCCAGCGGGTCTCCATTGCCCGTGCCTTCGCCATCGAACCCAAGCTGTTGCTGCTGGACGAGCCCTTCGGCGCCCTGGATGCGCTGACCCGGGGCAACATCCAGGACGAGCTGCTGAAGATCTGGAACGAGACCCATCAGACGGTATTCATGATCACTCATGACGTGGACGAGTCGATCCTGCTGGCCGACCGGGTATTGTTGATGACCAACGGCCCCTATGCGCGCATCGCCGAGTCGGTGAAGGTGGACATTCCCAGACCCCGGGATCGTACCACCATCATCCACGACCCCGGCTACTACCCGATCCGCAACCACCTGGTGGATTTCCTGGTGATGCGCTCCAAGGAGCTGGCTGGCGGTCCCGGGGCTGAGCAGCCGGGCAAGGGTGAAAATGGTAAGCCGGATGGTTATGTCAGGGTGTTTCCCGAGGATGTCAATCCGGCCCGGGATAGCGCTACGTTGCCGAGTAGAGAGGCAGCGCAGGCAGCAAACCAGTAA
- the ntrB gene encoding nitrate ABC transporter permease: protein MLQSLNMRATVLAVSFLVVVLGIWEMANQAPKAKEALTEYEILMGGADQEARVPPPSKVIRLAVEELSHPFYDKGPNDKGIGIQLGYSVYRVLSGYFMAAIIAIPIGFLIGMSPLMQKAMNPFIQVLRPISPLAWMPLALFIIKDSEASSIFVIFICSIWPMLINTAFGVANVRKDWLNVARTHELSPMRTAFTVILPAAAPTILTGMRISIGIAWLVIVAAEMLVGGTGIGYYVWNEWNNLDLTSVIFSILMIGLVGMLLDMALSGATRLVTYKE from the coding sequence ATGCTGCAGTCCCTTAACATGCGAGCCACTGTTCTGGCGGTCTCTTTCCTGGTCGTTGTGCTCGGTATCTGGGAAATGGCCAACCAGGCACCGAAAGCAAAAGAGGCGTTGACCGAGTATGAGATCCTCATGGGCGGCGCCGATCAGGAGGCGCGCGTGCCGCCGCCATCCAAGGTCATTCGCCTGGCCGTGGAGGAGTTGTCCCATCCTTTCTACGACAAGGGTCCCAACGACAAGGGCATAGGTATCCAGCTCGGCTACTCCGTGTATCGGGTATTGTCCGGTTATTTCATGGCGGCGATTATTGCAATCCCCATCGGTTTTCTGATCGGAATGTCGCCGCTGATGCAAAAAGCAATGAATCCCTTCATCCAGGTGTTGCGGCCCATCTCACCGCTGGCCTGGATGCCGCTGGCCCTGTTTATCATCAAGGATTCGGAGGCCAGCTCCATCTTCGTCATCTTCATCTGTTCCATCTGGCCGATGTTGATCAATACCGCCTTCGGCGTGGCCAACGTGCGCAAGGATTGGCTGAATGTGGCACGTACTCATGAGTTGTCACCTATGCGCACCGCCTTTACGGTGATCCTGCCGGCCGCGGCCCCCACCATTCTCACCGGCATGCGTATCTCGATCGGTATCGCCTGGCTGGTAATCGTCGCTGCAGAGATGCTGGTGGGAGGCACCGGTATTGGTTACTACGTCTGGAATGAGTGGAACAACCTGGACCTGACTAGCGTAATTTTCTCCATCCTGATGATCGGTCTCGTCGGTATGTTGCTGGATATGGCTTTGTCCGGCGCTACCCGTCTGGTCACCTATAAGGAATAA
- a CDS encoding CmpA/NrtA family ABC transporter substrate-binding protein — MANKSLGNPYDADTDLQHGPACNCPICVFQKEQIQSNYECSETELTERLERAVFEGTTTSEMHELVGAEQADFISDDMQQTLAEDPNPLESSEDIMDRVIESAVVRGIFGHDDMGRRDFMRMVGGGTFAAMLGSMLPMDDLKAAIKDNLGKPEKSKLKVGFVPITCATPIIMAHPMGFYAKYGLDVDVIKTAGWAVARDKSLAKEYDASHMLTPMPLAITMGSGSTEVPFRMPAVENINGQAIVLHMKHKDKRDPKDWKGFKFGVPFDYSMHNFLLRYYVAEHGIDPDKDIQIRVVPPPEMVANLRAGNLDGYLSPDPFNQRAVWEKVGFIHTLTKDIWPGHPCCAFACSEEFATTLPNTYAALLKSIVDATAYSSKHENRKEISKAIAPKNYLNQPVPVIEQVLTGKYADGLGKVHNVPDRIDFDPFPWHSMAVWILTQMKRWGYVKGDVDYKKIAEEVYLASDAGRMMKELGYAVPDHTYESYEIMGKAFDPDTPEAYVQSFAIKR; from the coding sequence ATGGCAAACAAGAGTCTCGGCAATCCGTATGATGCGGATACCGATCTTCAGCACGGTCCCGCGTGCAACTGCCCCATCTGTGTTTTTCAGAAGGAGCAGATCCAGAGTAATTACGAGTGCAGCGAAACCGAGTTGACCGAGCGTTTGGAGCGAGCGGTCTTCGAGGGCACTACCACATCGGAGATGCATGAGCTGGTGGGTGCGGAACAGGCCGATTTCATTAGCGACGATATGCAGCAGACGCTAGCGGAGGATCCGAATCCGCTCGAGAGCTCCGAAGATATCATGGACCGGGTCATCGAAAGCGCCGTGGTCCGCGGGATCTTCGGTCACGACGATATGGGCCGCAGGGATTTCATGCGTATGGTGGGCGGTGGCACCTTCGCTGCCATGCTCGGCAGCATGCTGCCCATGGATGATCTGAAGGCGGCGATCAAGGACAACCTGGGCAAGCCGGAGAAGAGCAAGCTCAAGGTGGGCTTTGTGCCGATCACCTGCGCCACACCCATCATCATGGCCCACCCCATGGGTTTCTATGCCAAGTACGGGCTGGATGTGGACGTGATCAAGACCGCCGGTTGGGCGGTGGCCCGGGACAAGTCCCTGGCCAAGGAGTACGACGCCAGCCATATGCTGACCCCGATGCCCCTGGCTATCACCATGGGTTCGGGTTCCACCGAGGTGCCCTTCCGCATGCCGGCGGTGGAGAACATCAATGGTCAGGCCATCGTACTGCACATGAAGCACAAGGATAAGCGTGACCCGAAAGATTGGAAGGGGTTCAAGTTCGGCGTGCCTTTCGACTATTCCATGCACAACTTCCTGTTGCGCTATTACGTGGCGGAACATGGCATCGATCCGGACAAGGATATCCAGATCCGGGTGGTACCGCCACCGGAGATGGTGGCCAACCTGCGTGCCGGCAACCTTGACGGTTACCTGTCGCCGGATCCGTTCAACCAGCGGGCGGTATGGGAGAAGGTGGGTTTCATTCATACCCTGACCAAGGATATCTGGCCGGGTCATCCCTGCTGCGCCTTCGCCTGCTCCGAGGAGTTCGCCACTACCCTGCCGAATACCTATGCGGCGTTACTCAAGTCCATCGTGGACGCCACCGCCTACTCGTCCAAGCACGAGAACCGCAAGGAGATCTCCAAGGCCATTGCGCCGAAGAACTATCTCAATCAGCCGGTACCCGTTATCGAGCAGGTGTTGACCGGTAAGTACGCGGATGGACTGGGCAAGGTGCACAACGTGCCCGACCGGATCGACTTCGATCCCTTCCCCTGGCACTCCATGGCGGTCTGGATCCTGACCCAGATGAAGCGTTGGGGTTATGTGAAGGGCGATGTGGACTACAAGAAGATCGCCGAAGAGGTCTACCTGGCCTCCGACGCGGGACGCATGATGAAGGAGCTGGGTTATGCGGTTCCGGATCATACCTATGAGTCCTATGAAATCATGGGTAAGGCATTCGATCCGGACACACCCGAAGCATACGTCCAGAGCTTCGCCATTAAACGTTAG
- a CDS encoding sigma 54-interacting transcriptional regulator: MNLSETHLNTPDLQDGVPFGDSEQRIFHTYFDQHPTATLVFDPVENRMIEANNAAVDLLGFPMETLLRSKPSWLFHGGLSALIVFTQSVMVQGYCWTNELSCKTRSGKEMPVECNARAVELEGRLVLAVTLQDREAVEGLRKQAEANDYVRRGLSEWRKFEQLFQEIEQGNQLLLQAAGEGIYGVNADGITTFVNPAAERLLGYGAEELVGKNMHNLVHCRHPDGSHYPVKHCPIYAAFNDGAVHHVDDEVFWRKDGSVFPVEYTSTPIVEHGMLIGAVIIFRDISDRKQAEDNLRQALEQVKSLQRRLEEENAYLQEEIRTEYNYHEIIGSSAAIRQVIQKIQQVAPTTSTTLITGESGTGKELIARAMHVNSERSDRPLIRVNCAAIPRDLFESEFFGHVRGAFTGATRDRAGRFELANGGTLFLDEVGEIPLELQGKLLRVLQEGQYERIGEERTRDVDVRIIAATNKDLAQEVVAKNFREDLYFRLQVFPIHLPPLRERPEDISLLASHFLQTMCRKFNKRGIHLSQSDIHCLMNYHWPGNVRELENIIERAVIVTQSGRLRLDLPVPDQRPVTTSTSVEQTADKSQTLITESERVTRDRMMIIQALEQAGGKVFGEDGAAELLGLKPTTLASRMKRLGIEKPKRRNVTIKNESHP; this comes from the coding sequence ATGAATCTATCGGAGACACACCTAAACACCCCTGATCTCCAGGATGGAGTGCCTTTCGGCGATAGTGAACAACGGATATTTCACACCTACTTTGATCAGCACCCTACGGCAACCCTGGTTTTTGACCCGGTCGAGAACCGCATGATCGAGGCCAACAACGCAGCCGTGGACCTGCTGGGATTCCCAATGGAGACCCTGCTGCGGAGCAAACCCAGTTGGCTGTTTCATGGGGGACTGTCTGCCCTGATCGTGTTCACCCAATCGGTGATGGTGCAGGGTTATTGCTGGACCAACGAGCTGAGTTGCAAAACCCGCAGCGGGAAAGAGATGCCGGTGGAGTGCAACGCCCGTGCCGTGGAACTGGAGGGTCGTCTGGTTCTGGCCGTTACCCTACAGGACAGGGAGGCCGTGGAGGGTCTGCGCAAGCAGGCAGAGGCCAACGACTATGTACGCCGCGGCCTCTCCGAGTGGCGCAAGTTCGAACAGCTGTTCCAGGAGATCGAGCAGGGTAACCAACTGCTTCTGCAGGCCGCCGGCGAAGGTATCTATGGGGTCAACGCGGATGGCATCACCACCTTTGTCAATCCCGCAGCTGAACGCCTGCTTGGCTATGGGGCCGAGGAACTGGTGGGTAAGAACATGCACAATTTGGTGCACTGCAGACACCCCGATGGATCCCACTACCCGGTCAAGCACTGTCCCATCTATGCCGCCTTCAATGACGGTGCAGTCCATCATGTGGACGATGAGGTATTCTGGCGCAAGGATGGCAGCGTGTTTCCGGTTGAGTACACCAGCACCCCCATTGTCGAGCACGGCATGCTGATTGGCGCGGTGATCATCTTTCGCGATATCAGTGACCGCAAGCAGGCCGAAGACAACCTGCGTCAGGCCCTGGAACAGGTAAAGTCACTGCAGCGACGGCTGGAAGAGGAGAACGCCTATCTGCAGGAAGAGATCCGTACCGAATACAACTACCATGAGATCATCGGCAGCAGTGCCGCCATTCGCCAAGTCATCCAGAAGATCCAGCAGGTGGCGCCGACCACCTCCACCACCCTGATCACCGGTGAGTCCGGTACCGGCAAGGAGCTGATCGCCAGGGCCATGCATGTCAACAGCGAGCGCAGCGATCGGCCGCTGATCCGGGTCAACTGCGCGGCCATCCCCCGTGACCTGTTCGAGAGTGAATTTTTCGGTCATGTACGCGGCGCCTTCACCGGCGCCACCCGGGACCGGGCAGGCCGCTTCGAGCTGGCCAATGGCGGTACCCTGTTTCTCGATGAGGTGGGTGAAATTCCGCTGGAGCTTCAGGGCAAGTTACTCCGGGTCCTGCAAGAGGGTCAGTATGAACGCATCGGCGAGGAGAGGACCCGCGACGTGGATGTACGCATCATCGCCGCCACCAACAAGGATCTCGCGCAAGAGGTGGTGGCGAAAAACTTTCGCGAGGACCTCTACTTTCGCCTCCAGGTATTTCCCATTCACCTGCCCCCGCTACGTGAACGTCCTGAGGATATCTCACTGTTGGCCAGCCACTTTCTACAGACCATGTGCCGCAAGTTCAACAAGCGGGGCATCCACCTCAGCCAGAGCGATATTCACTGTCTCATGAACTACCACTGGCCCGGCAATGTGCGTGAGTTGGAAAACATCATAGAACGGGCTGTCATCGTTACCCAGTCCGGCCGCCTGCGTCTGGACCTGCCGGTACCGGATCAACGTCCGGTGACAACATCCACATCGGTTGAACAGACTGCAGACAAGAGCCAGACATTAATCACTGAAAGTGAACGTGTGACCCGTGACAGGATGATGATCATTCAGGCCCTTGAACAGGCAGGCGGAAAAGTGTTCGGTGAAGATGGCGCGGCGGAACTGCTAGGGTTGAAACCCACCACTCTGGCTTCGCGTATGAAGCGTCTGGGCATAGAGAAGCCGAAACGCAGAAACGTAACGATAAAAAATGAATCCCACCCTTAG